The genomic DNA CTGATTGACGACTTGCCAACCGGGCGAGCCATGCTGGCGAGATGTCTGACTGCAAATGGCTTTGAAGTCATGGAAGCCGAGACGGGGGAAAACGGAATTGAACTGGCCCGAAAGAATCGCCCGGACGTAGTGATTGCAGATATCGGGCTGCCGGACATCTCAGGATTTGATGTGGCAAGACGACTTCGACAGCACCCCGAAACAAGACATCTGCCACTCTTTGCACTCACCGGTTATGGACAGGAAAGTGACCTGCTGAAGTCGAAGGGTGCCGGCTTTAACCTACACCTGACAAAACCTGTGGATTTGTCAGCCATGCTCCTGGCATTAGCAGGGGAGTACCCGGATGCGCCGTGAATTCCGTCACCCATTCACCTTGTGCAAGTGATGTATGATGTGGGGGGATTCCCTAATGTTGCCGGAAAGAATGCAGCTCCAGGTTTACTACTGCAGGAAATCGACGAGGATCACACGGGTGGGAGGATCCTGGCCACCTTTATTCTTCCGAGCCAACTGATCGAATGATCTCGCCTGAAATGACTTTGGGCTTTGGTTCGACCTTCAGCATGGAGCGAAGGGATGCTTGTACTTTCTCGCAGGACGGGCGAAGACATTGTGATTCCACAGGTCAATGTGGAATTCCGAGTCCTTGGTATTCGTGGTACGACAGTTCGAATCGGGATCCTCGCACCGCAGCACATCCAAATACTGCGGAAGGAAATGCTCCCGGTGCTGGACGATGCGGATGACGTCGCGGGGGCTTCGCGGAAGTTGATGCCGGTCGCGATTGATCCAACCAGTGATCCCAAAGAAATCCATCGCCTGCGAAACCTGTTAAATGAATTGTCGCTGACCATCCAGACGGCGTTGATGCAGCATGAACGTGGTCAACTGCAGGATGTGCAGGCAACGCTTCAACAGATGCACTCGTCGATCCAATCATCGGCCCACACCGCTGTCAGCGGTGTTGAGTCGAAAGAAATGGGGGCCGTTCGAGTCTTGCTGGTTGAGGATCAGCCTCGTGAAAGAGATCTGATGGTGCAGGTGCTTCAGCGTGGTGGTTGCGAAGTCGACATCGCGTCCGATGGAGTTGAGGCCGTAAGACTGGCCGCGCAGAAGCGGCCGGACATTATCCTGATGGATTTGAATCTGCCAGGACAGGATGGAGCGGCGGCGGCCTGCCAGATTCATGAGATCCCGGCCTGCCGCAGTGTTCCTATTCTGGCAATCACCGGGGAAGGCGAAGACGATCGATCGAGTGAATTCACCCAATGGATCCGCAAACCAGTAGACCTTCGCAAGATACTCGGACGCGTGCAGGCGCTGACTGCGGCGGGGGATTCGAGGCTACCCGTGTTCGGATCGAAGAACTAGCAATCATCTGCTGAGGTTCTGAGAATGCCGGATAAAGAATGATCCGCACGATATTGAAGACGGCTTTTACCAATGCGATACTGGTCCGTTGGGGACTTTGATGAGTGCCGTTGGAACTGAGACTTCCCGTTCACCATGTCTCAGTCGAATTTGCGACATGATTTCGTCAAATTCTTTGTAGGACTCGAAACGTCGCAAACGCGCTTCAAGGTCGTCAGGAATTCCCAGACGGACACCATACCAGGCCGCAAACTTGCGGAAGAGCAGACAACTGAATTCGGCATGCTGTTCGACCATCATTCTGAAATGTCTGCTCAGGAAATCCAGCTGTTCGTCAACGCCTGGCGTCCATTCCTGCTGTTCGCGAACAATTTGATTCAGCGAATCATTGCCTTTTTGCGCATCGGAACCGTCCAGGTTTGCCAGACCATTCATCACACGATCGATGCGTCGAAAAAGCCATGGATCCAGCATGGCACCGCGGCCAATCGCGATCCCATCACACCCGGTTTCGCTGAACATCGAAAGGGCATCGTTGACAGTTCGAATATCTCCATTCGCGATAACGGGGATAGATGTGACGGCCGCTACCACGTCTTTTATCGCTCTGCGATTGACTGCCCCATGGAAGCCCTGTGCCCGGGTTCGTCCGTGTACTGTGATTGCTGCGACGCCGACTTGTTCCAGTTCGGCTGCCAATTGCGGGGCGGTCAGGTTGTCGTCGTCCCAGCCAAGTCTCATTTTTACCGTGACGGGGATATGAACGGCGTCGATCACTCGCGCTGCAGCCTCAACGGCGCCATCCACATTGCACATCAGTCTTGCTCCGCCCCCGGTTCCATTTACCTTGGCCATGGGGCAGCCCATGTTGATGTCGATTCCCTGGTAACCGCGATCGTTTAACCAGCGGGCCGCGTCAACAAGGTGGTCGGTGACTCCGCTGAAAATCTGCACCGACAATGGGCGGTCTTCTTCGCAGGTCTCGACGAGTTCCAGAGATTTTCGAGTTTCTGAAACAAGCATCGTTGCCTGTACCAGATCTGTCGTGGCGAGTCCCAGACCGCCAAGTCGACGGAGGACACGCCTGAAGGCCAGGTGGGTGTATCCCGCCAATGGAGCCAGGAAGTATCGAGTCGGTATGGGGCGACCTCCGATTTCGATCGGTCCTGCCAACTGTCTGAGTGTCGGCCGGTTATCGGCGTTGCCGTGCGGCATGAAGGCATTGCTGGTGGGAAAGAAGGCTGCCTCGT from Planctomycetaceae bacterium includes the following:
- a CDS encoding response regulator, whose amino-acid sequence is MLVLSRRTGEDIVIPQVNVEFRVLGIRGTTVRIGILAPQHIQILRKEMLPVLDDADDVAGASRKLMPVAIDPTSDPKEIHRLRNLLNELSLTIQTALMQHERGQLQDVQATLQQMHSSIQSSAHTAVSGVESKEMGAVRVLLVEDQPRERDLMVQVLQRGGCEVDIASDGVEAVRLAAQKRPDIILMDLNLPGQDGAAAACQIHEIPACRSVPILAITGEGEDDRSSEFTQWIRKPVDLRKILGRVQALTAAGDSRLPVFGSKN
- a CDS encoding tRNA-dihydrouridine synthase, which produces MMPDPFPVSHEAAFFPTSNAFMPHGNADNRPTLRQLAGPIEIGGRPIPTRYFLAPLAGYTHLAFRRVLRRLGGLGLATTDLVQATMLVSETRKSLELVETCEEDRPLSVQIFSGVTDHLVDAARWLNDRGYQGIDINMGCPMAKVNGTGGGARLMCNVDGAVEAAARVIDAVHIPVTVKMRLGWDDDNLTAPQLAAELEQVGVAAITVHGRTRAQGFHGAVNRRAIKDVVAAVTSIPVIANGDIRTVNDALSMFSETGCDGIAIGRGAMLDPWLFRRIDRVMNGLANLDGSDAQKGNDSLNQIVREQQEWTPGVDEQLDFLSRHFRMMVEQHAEFSCLLFRKFAAWYGVRLGIPDDLEARLRRFESYKEFDEIMSQIRLRHGEREVSVPTALIKVPNGPVSHW